Proteins from one Flammeovirgaceae bacterium genomic window:
- a CDS encoding acetyl-CoA C-acyltransferase → MNATYIVDILRTPVGRYGGTLASVRPDDLAAHVIKKLMERNPQVGQALVEDVVFGAANQSGEDNRNVARMALLLAGLPVHVPGVTVNRLCASGLQAIMDASRAIACGDGEVYIAGGVESMSRAPFVMPKATEAFSRKAGVYDTTIGWRFTNPALAKMYYPYGMGETAENVAEKWKISREEQDAFGLQSQQRYFKAEQAGKFKAEIVPVPVPQKKGGPVEFGKDEYPRETSMEKLAALKPAFKEGGTVTAGNSSGINDGAAAALLVGESTVQKLGLRPLGRVVSMGVAGVDPAIMGVGPIEASRKALKRARLSVKDMGLVELNEAFASQSIACIRELGLDPETVNVNGGAIAIGHPLGCSGARISATLLHEMQKRKVKYGLATMCIGVGQGAAVVYENVRL, encoded by the coding sequence ATGAACGCTACCTACATCGTAGACATATTGCGTACCCCCGTTGGGCGGTATGGCGGAACGTTGGCTTCGGTGCGGCCGGACGACCTGGCGGCCCATGTCATCAAAAAGTTGATGGAGAGGAACCCGCAGGTGGGCCAGGCACTGGTGGAGGATGTGGTTTTTGGCGCGGCCAACCAATCGGGTGAAGACAACAGGAACGTGGCCAGGATGGCCTTGCTTTTGGCGGGCCTTCCCGTCCATGTGCCTGGCGTAACGGTGAACCGGCTTTGCGCCTCCGGGTTGCAGGCAATAATGGATGCCTCGCGCGCCATTGCCTGCGGTGATGGAGAAGTGTACATAGCCGGGGGCGTGGAAAGCATGAGCCGGGCACCCTTTGTCATGCCCAAGGCCACGGAAGCCTTCTCAAGGAAAGCGGGCGTGTATGATACCACCATAGGGTGGCGGTTTACCAACCCTGCGCTGGCAAAAATGTACTATCCCTACGGCATGGGCGAAACCGCGGAAAATGTGGCCGAAAAATGGAAAATTTCCAGGGAAGAACAAGACGCCTTTGGGCTGCAGTCCCAGCAACGGTATTTTAAAGCGGAACAGGCCGGGAAGTTTAAGGCGGAAATCGTGCCCGTGCCGGTTCCCCAAAAGAAAGGCGGGCCGGTGGAATTTGGCAAAGACGAATACCCACGTGAAACGTCCATGGAAAAGTTGGCGGCCTTAAAACCCGCCTTTAAGGAAGGGGGAACGGTGACGGCAGGCAATTCCTCAGGCATCAACGATGGGGCGGCCGCGGCCTTGCTGGTGGGGGAAAGCACGGTGCAAAAGCTGGGCCTTAGGCCCCTTGGGCGCGTGGTGTCGATGGGCGTGGCGGGCGTTGACCCCGCCATAATGGGGGTAGGCCCCATAGAGGCCTCCCGCAAGGCCCTGAAGCGGGCCCGCCTTTCGGTAAAGGACATGGGGCTGGTGGAATTAAACGAGGCGTTTGCCTCCCAGTCCATTGCGTGCATCCGCGAGTTGGGACTCGACCCGGAAACAGTAAACGTAAACGGTGGCGCCATTGCCATCGGCCATCCCCTGGGCTGCAGTGGCGCCCGCATTAGCGCCACCCTCCTTCATGAAATGCAAAAGAGGAAAGTGAAGTATGGGCTGGCCACCATGTGCATTGGAGTGGGGCAGGGGGCGGCCGTTGTGTATGAAAATGTGCGGTTGTAG
- a CDS encoding Glu/Leu/Phe/Val dehydrogenase, whose amino-acid sequence MEIKEVQSVKPEGVFAKVAGLGHEQVVYCYDEPTGLKALIAIHNTALGPSLGGTRMWNYVSEAEALTDVLRLSRGMTFKAAISGLNLGGGKAVLIGDAKTMKTEAYLRRFGKFIQSLSGKYITAEDVNMSTRDMEYIGMETKYVTGLPESMGGGGDPSPVTAYGVYMGMKATAKKVYGNDSLGAKKIGVQGVGQVGTYLVELLVKENAKVTITDISDEKTKEVAKRFGVDTIAQDKIYDLDMDIYAPCALGASLNDDTIPRLKCAIVAGAANNQLKDEIKHGYMLLDKGIVYAPDFLINAGGVINVGNEFYGNYNRDRVYHHTEKIYDTCLNILNLAETEKITSQEAAMRLAEKRIQEVGKVRIPR is encoded by the coding sequence ATGGAAATTAAAGAAGTTCAATCGGTGAAACCGGAGGGAGTGTTTGCCAAAGTAGCAGGGCTTGGCCATGAGCAGGTGGTGTATTGCTATGACGAACCTACGGGGCTCAAGGCGTTGATTGCCATCCACAATACTGCCCTCGGCCCGTCATTGGGGGGCACGCGCATGTGGAACTATGTTTCCGAAGCGGAGGCACTTACCGATGTACTGCGCCTTTCAAGGGGCATGACTTTCAAGGCGGCCATTAGCGGGCTAAACCTTGGAGGGGGAAAAGCAGTGTTGATAGGGGACGCCAAGACCATGAAGACCGAAGCCTACCTGAGAAGGTTTGGAAAGTTCATACAAAGCCTTAGTGGCAAGTACATCACCGCTGAAGATGTGAACATGAGCACCAGGGACATGGAATATATCGGCATGGAAACGAAATATGTTACCGGACTGCCGGAATCCATGGGGGGAGGGGGCGACCCGTCACCCGTCACAGCCTATGGCGTGTACATGGGCATGAAGGCCACCGCAAAAAAGGTGTATGGGAACGACAGCCTGGGGGCAAAAAAAATAGGGGTGCAGGGGGTAGGCCAAGTGGGCACCTACCTGGTGGAACTTTTGGTAAAAGAAAATGCCAAAGTCACCATCACGGATATCTCCGATGAGAAAACGAAAGAAGTGGCCAAACGTTTTGGCGTGGACACCATCGCGCAGGATAAAATCTACGACCTGGACATGGATATCTATGCCCCTTGTGCCCTGGGGGCATCCTTGAACGATGACACCATCCCCAGGTTGAAATGTGCCATCGTGGCCGGGGCGGCCAATAACCAACTCAAAGACGAGATCAAGCACGGGTATATGCTTTTGGACAAGGGCATCGTGTACGCCCCTGATTTTTTGATCAATGCCGGGGGCGTGATCAATGTGGGGAACGAATTCTACGGCAACTATAACCGTGACCGGGTCTACCACCACACAGAAAAAATTTACGACACGTGCCTTAACATCCTGAACCTGGCAGAAACGGAAAAGATCACCAGCCAGGAAGCCGCCATGAGGTTGGCCGAAAAGAGGATACAGGAAGTGGGAAAGGTGAGGATACCCCGGTAA
- a CDS encoding DUF4293 domain-containing protein: MWQRKQTVFLLIVGVCMLASIFFPIWHSHSDGIQKALFPLHYTVTEGDVKTTLYFPFSLTAICAVAAATIAFFEIGKFQNRLLQIKLGAFNSLFMAGNIGAAVYFATDLIKTNQVAGEYGVALFLPIVAMVSNMVANRFIRKDEKLVRDSDRLR; encoded by the coding sequence ATGTGGCAAAGGAAACAAACTGTATTTCTCCTGATTGTTGGCGTGTGCATGTTGGCCAGTATTTTCTTTCCCATATGGCATTCCCATAGCGATGGCATACAGAAGGCCTTGTTCCCCCTTCACTACACGGTAACCGAGGGGGACGTAAAAACCACGCTTTATTTTCCTTTCAGCCTTACCGCCATCTGCGCGGTGGCCGCGGCCACCATTGCTTTCTTTGAAATCGGGAAATTTCAAAACCGGTTGCTGCAAATCAAACTAGGGGCGTTTAACTCATTGTTTATGGCCGGAAATATCGGGGCGGCCGTATACTTTGCCACCGACCTTATCAAAACCAACCAGGTGGCAGGGGAGTACGGGGTGGCCCTGTTCCTCCCCATTGTGGCGATGGTAAGCAATATGGTGGCCAACCGCTTTATCAGAAAAGATGAAAAGCTGGTGAGGGACTCTGACCGGCTTCGCTAG
- a CDS encoding YtxH domain-containing protein, with protein sequence MSKKSGALMAFLSGAALGGILGILYAPDKGSNTREKLTYKLDKYKEVLEQFLDDLVKGKETPLTTEAKSQGAKVVSEAKNKAERLLEDVDDLLSQIRGSEKS encoded by the coding sequence ATGAGCAAAAAGAGTGGTGCCCTTATGGCATTTTTATCGGGGGCGGCCCTAGGGGGCATATTGGGCATTTTATATGCACCGGACAAAGGCTCCAACACAAGGGAGAAGCTTACCTACAAGCTGGACAAGTACAAAGAAGTGTTGGAGCAGTTCCTGGACGATTTGGTAAAAGGCAAGGAGACCCCGCTGACCACGGAGGCCAAGTCGCAAGGGGCAAAAGTAGTGTCCGAGGCCAAAAACAAGGCAGAACGGCTGCTCGAGGATGTGGACGACCTATTGTCGCAAATACGGGGCTCTGAAAAAAGTTAA
- the yajC gene encoding preprotein translocase subunit YajC: MMYTVLLQAQGGSGWTSMVFMLAIVAVFYFFMIRPQQKKAKDQKKFVDEVSKGDNIVTIGGMHGRIAEIEGDTFILEVEKGGRIKFNKSSISMESTKALANKK, translated from the coding sequence ATGATGTACACAGTTTTATTGCAGGCACAGGGTGGAAGCGGCTGGACTTCCATGGTATTTATGCTCGCCATCGTGGCCGTATTTTACTTCTTTATGATCCGGCCACAACAAAAAAAGGCCAAAGACCAAAAGAAGTTTGTGGATGAGGTAAGCAAGGGGGACAATATCGTTACCATCGGTGGCATGCACGGTAGGATTGCCGAGATAGAAGGCGATACTTTTATACTTGAAGTGGAAAAAGGAGGAAGGATAAAATTCAACAAATCCTCCATCTCCATGGAGTCGACCAAGGCACTGGCCAACAAAAAATAA
- a CDS encoding ABC transporter ATP-binding protein, whose amino-acid sequence MKELRYLNKYLIKYKWHIAWGAVFVIISNIFQILPAQMVRHAIDLVTDNIRVYEAFDQLGAQKDFFEVFAFGILVYAALILVMALLRGIFLYFVRQTLIVMSRLIEYDLKNEIFEHYQTLPLSFYRRNNTGDLMNRISEDVGRVRMYLGPSIMYGLQLTTLFAMLIPVMFSISPMLTWYALIPLPILSFSIYYVNNIIERRSEEIQRSQSRLSTFVQEAFSGIRVLKSFTRENESIHNFSTESDEYKNQSLRLTRVQALFFPLITGLIGLSTILAVYAGGVQVISGSLTFGNIAEFIIYVNLLTWPVASLGWTSSLIQRAEASQKRINEFLKTKTDIISEENLEHEILGKIEFKNVWFEYPDTGIVALKDITFSIDPGESLAIIGTTGSGKSTIANLIGRLYDTTKGEIYIDGVPIKKFNLTSLRSQMGFVPQDVFLFSDTIYNNIGFGIAAPDEEKVKKAAIDADVYDNIMDFPQGFQTRVGERGITLSGGQKQRVSIARAVVRSPKVLVLDDALSAVDTKTENSILNSMKKIMVGRTSIIISHRVSSAKLANKIIVLHDGEIIEKGSHESLLAEGRTYRDLYEKQIQSNEVGA is encoded by the coding sequence ATGAAGGAACTCCGATACCTCAATAAATACCTGATAAAATACAAGTGGCATATTGCCTGGGGGGCCGTTTTTGTGATTATTTCCAATATTTTTCAGATCCTCCCGGCCCAGATGGTCCGACATGCCATTGACCTGGTCACCGACAACATCAGGGTGTACGAAGCTTTTGACCAACTGGGCGCACAAAAAGATTTTTTTGAGGTGTTTGCGTTTGGCATCCTGGTGTACGCTGCCCTCATCCTCGTCATGGCATTGCTCCGTGGCATCTTCCTTTATTTTGTAAGGCAAACGCTCATCGTCATGAGCCGGCTGATTGAGTACGACCTGAAAAACGAAATCTTTGAACATTACCAAACCCTTCCGCTAAGTTTTTACCGGAGGAACAACACCGGTGACCTGATGAACAGGATATCGGAAGACGTAGGGCGTGTACGCATGTACCTGGGGCCGTCCATCATGTATGGGCTGCAGCTCACCACCCTGTTTGCCATGCTGATCCCCGTTATGTTCAGCATCAGCCCAATGCTTACCTGGTACGCTTTGATCCCTTTGCCCATACTGTCGTTCTCTATTTACTATGTCAACAACATTATCGAAAGGCGGTCTGAGGAAATCCAAAGGAGCCAATCCCGGCTCAGTACTTTCGTGCAGGAGGCTTTTTCGGGCATACGGGTACTGAAGTCTTTTACGCGGGAGAACGAGTCCATTCATAATTTTTCAACGGAAAGTGACGAATACAAAAACCAATCCCTGCGGCTCACCCGTGTGCAGGCCCTGTTCTTTCCCTTGATCACCGGGCTCATCGGGCTCAGCACCATCCTGGCGGTGTACGCAGGGGGCGTGCAGGTAATCAGCGGGTCGCTCACCTTCGGAAATATTGCGGAGTTTATCATTTATGTAAACCTTCTCACCTGGCCGGTGGCCTCGCTGGGTTGGACCAGCAGCCTCATACAAAGGGCAGAAGCTTCGCAAAAGAGGATCAACGAGTTCCTCAAAACCAAAACCGACATCATCTCCGAAGAAAACCTGGAGCATGAAATACTAGGGAAAATAGAATTCAAAAACGTCTGGTTTGAATATCCCGATACCGGCATTGTAGCCCTGAAGGACATCACTTTTAGCATTGACCCGGGCGAGTCGCTGGCCATCATTGGCACCACGGGGTCGGGAAAAAGCACGATCGCCAACCTCATTGGCAGGCTGTACGACACCACAAAAGGGGAAATATACATTGATGGCGTGCCGATCAAAAAATTCAACCTGACCTCGCTGCGAAGCCAGATGGGGTTTGTCCCCCAGGACGTGTTCCTTTTCAGCGACACTATTTACAACAACATTGGCTTTGGCATTGCCGCCCCTGACGAGGAAAAGGTGAAGAAAGCCGCCATTGATGCTGACGTGTACGACAATATCATGGATTTCCCACAAGGGTTTCAAACGCGGGTGGGGGAGCGCGGCATTACGCTTTCTGGCGGGCAAAAACAGCGGGTGTCCATAGCAAGGGCCGTTGTGCGGTCGCCAAAGGTTTTGGTGCTGGACGATGCCTTGTCTGCCGTGGACACCAAAACGGAAAACTCCATCCTCAACAGCATGAAAAAAATAATGGTGGGCAGGACCAGCATCATCATTTCGCACCGGGTGTCTTCCGCAAAGCTGGCCAACAAAATCATCGTGCTCCATGACGGGGAAATCATCGAGAAGGGCTCGCATGAAAGTTTGCTTGCCGAGGGCAGGACCTACCGGGATCTTTACGAAAAGCAAATCCAGTCGAACGAGGTAGGGGCCTAA
- the truA gene encoding tRNA pseudouridine(38-40) synthase TruA: protein MRYFFEISYTGTHYHGWQSQANAVGVQQVVEDVFKKLFRAKIGIVGSGRTDTGVHCAKQFFHADFARELDRPVTLQKLNSFLPKAISINAIRKVKPDAHARYSAVERAYEYKITRVKNPFYQGFAYHFFKPIDVQAMNEAAALLAGEQDFQCFSKVKTDVNHFICNLKKAHWNQKGDILVFTIVANRFLRGMVRAIVGSLLDVGTGKVSIRQFQRIIDSKDRKMAGMNVPPEGLYLVNVKYPGKVFLD, encoded by the coding sequence ATGCGCTACTTTTTCGAAATAAGCTACACCGGCACCCACTACCATGGCTGGCAATCGCAGGCCAATGCCGTGGGCGTGCAGCAAGTGGTGGAAGACGTTTTCAAAAAATTGTTCAGGGCAAAAATCGGGATAGTGGGAAGTGGAAGGACCGATACCGGGGTGCATTGTGCAAAACAGTTTTTCCATGCCGACTTTGCCCGTGAATTGGACCGCCCCGTTACCTTGCAAAAACTAAACTCTTTCTTGCCAAAAGCGATCTCCATCAATGCCATACGAAAAGTGAAGCCCGATGCCCACGCCCGCTATAGCGCGGTAGAGCGGGCCTATGAGTACAAGATCACCCGGGTTAAAAACCCTTTTTACCAGGGCTTTGCCTACCACTTCTTTAAGCCCATTGACGTGCAGGCCATGAACGAGGCCGCTGCCTTATTGGCCGGGGAGCAGGACTTTCAGTGTTTCAGTAAGGTAAAAACGGATGTAAATCATTTTATTTGCAACCTTAAAAAAGCGCATTGGAATCAAAAAGGCGATATATTGGTTTTTACCATCGTGGCCAACCGCTTCCTCAGGGGGATGGTGAGGGCAATTGTAGGAAGCCTGCTTGACGTAGGCACAGGCAAGGTTTCCATCAGGCAGTTCCAGCGCATAATAGACAGCAAAGACAGGAAGATGGCCGGAATGAACGTGCCACCGGAAGGGCTTTACCTCGTAAATGTTAAATATCCAGGAAAGGTTTTTTTAGACTAG
- a CDS encoding DUF1573 domain-containing protein produces the protein MKILNRVVLVLLVGAAFASCKDRAAEKRIAELESRLVQLEGNNSTASSAATPAATPAAETKPEGPLPVFEFATTDHDFGTIKEGDKVSYTYSFKNTGEAPLIIQNAQPSCGCTVPEWSKEPIPVGGTGFIKAEFDSNGKPNIQNKTITVTANTWPKVTTLRFKAMVTPKPTGANGPTR, from the coding sequence ATGAAGATCTTAAACCGAGTAGTACTGGTCCTGTTGGTGGGTGCGGCTTTTGCCAGTTGTAAAGACCGTGCCGCTGAGAAAAGGATTGCAGAATTGGAAAGCAGGCTGGTTCAATTGGAAGGTAACAACAGTACGGCATCAAGTGCGGCCACTCCTGCGGCCACGCCCGCTGCGGAGACCAAACCGGAAGGCCCATTGCCTGTGTTTGAGTTTGCCACCACCGACCATGATTTTGGCACCATTAAGGAGGGCGATAAAGTGAGCTATACCTATTCCTTCAAGAATACCGGGGAAGCGCCCCTCATCATTCAGAACGCACAGCCTTCATGTGGCTGTACCGTGCCCGAATGGTCCAAAGAGCCAATCCCCGTGGGCGGCACCGGGTTTATCAAGGCTGAATTTGACAGCAATGGAAAGCCAAACATTCAAAACAAAACCATTACGGTAACGGCCAACACCTGGCCAAAGGTGACCACGCTCAGGTTCAAGGCGATGGTAACGCCAAAACCCACAGGGGCAAACGGGCCCACGCGGTAA
- a CDS encoding ABC transporter ATP-binding protein → MEKEKISSGNIIDFKVLKRILDFVKPYRGKFYFLVFLTLVLGVLTPVRPLLIQYTLDHDVAHGDYQGLAQVMLLIFGLLVVQSVFQYVHTYLSGWIGQYVIRDIRVKLYKHLVGFRLRFFDRTPIGRLVTRTISDVEALADVFSEGLAALAGDLLQVVFILIFMFYTDWRLALVSLSTIPLMLLSTYIFKEKVKVTFNDVRNAVSNLNAFVQEHLTGINIVQIFGSEKREYEKFKEINKEHKAAHLKSVLYYSVYFPVAEIIAAMGVGLLVWYGAKGVISGDTGITIGTLTAFIMYIQMFFRPIRMIADRYNTLQMGIVSSSRIMNLLDSNEHLVNDGTVQLATIRGKVEFEHVWFAYNNAEYVLKDINIKINPGETVALVGATGAGKSSIINLLNRFYDINRGTIKVDGTDIAGIGLSSLRKGIGVVLQDVFLFSDTIRYNITLGAPEVTDDMIMQAADLVGARKFIERLPGGLDYNVMERGATLSVGQRQLLSFIRAMVYDPRILVLDEATSSVDDETEGMIKEAIEKMMSNRTAIVIAHRLSTIQKANKIIVLDKGEIKEAGRHEALLALDGYYAYLHRMQYKEVV, encoded by the coding sequence GTGGAGAAAGAAAAGATCAGCAGCGGCAACATTATCGACTTTAAGGTATTAAAGCGTATCCTCGACTTTGTAAAACCTTACCGTGGCAAATTTTACTTTTTGGTTTTTTTGACCCTCGTGCTGGGGGTGCTCACGCCCGTGAGGCCGTTGCTCATTCAATATACCCTCGACCATGATGTGGCCCACGGTGACTACCAGGGCCTGGCCCAGGTCATGCTGTTGATTTTTGGCCTACTTGTCGTTCAATCCGTTTTCCAATATGTCCATACCTACTTGTCCGGATGGATTGGCCAATATGTGATCCGCGATATACGGGTAAAACTCTATAAGCACCTGGTGGGGTTCAGGCTAAGGTTTTTTGACCGCACCCCTATCGGCAGGCTGGTGACGCGCACCATCTCCGATGTGGAAGCATTGGCCGATGTGTTTAGCGAAGGGCTGGCCGCGCTGGCGGGGGACCTGTTGCAAGTGGTTTTCATTTTGATATTTATGTTCTATACGGACTGGCGCCTGGCCTTGGTGAGCTTGTCCACCATCCCGTTGATGTTATTGTCCACTTATATTTTCAAAGAGAAGGTCAAGGTCACCTTCAACGATGTGCGCAATGCGGTCTCCAACCTTAATGCTTTCGTGCAGGAACATTTGACGGGCATCAACATCGTGCAAATATTTGGAAGTGAAAAAAGGGAATACGAAAAATTCAAGGAAATCAATAAGGAACACAAAGCGGCCCACCTTAAGTCGGTATTGTATTACTCCGTTTATTTTCCTGTGGCAGAGATCATCGCGGCCATGGGCGTGGGCCTGCTGGTATGGTACGGGGCAAAAGGGGTGATCAGCGGGGACACCGGGATAACCATAGGGACGCTCACCGCCTTTATCATGTACATTCAGATGTTTTTTAGGCCTATACGGATGATTGCCGACCGTTACAATACCCTTCAAATGGGAATCGTTAGTTCGTCCAGGATAATGAACTTGCTGGACAGCAACGAACACCTCGTGAATGACGGGACGGTGCAACTTGCCACGATCAGGGGAAAGGTGGAATTTGAACATGTTTGGTTTGCCTACAATAACGCGGAATATGTGTTGAAGGACATAAACATTAAAATAAACCCCGGGGAAACGGTAGCGCTCGTGGGGGCAACAGGCGCGGGAAAATCTTCCATAATCAACCTGCTCAACCGTTTTTATGACATCAACCGGGGCACCATTAAGGTCGATGGCACCGACATTGCCGGCATAGGGTTGTCCTCATTGCGCAAAGGCATAGGCGTGGTGCTGCAGGACGTGTTCCTTTTCAGCGACACCATCAGGTACAACATTACCCTGGGGGCACCGGAAGTCACCGATGACATGATCATGCAGGCGGCAGACCTTGTGGGCGCCCGGAAATTTATTGAACGGCTGCCAGGGGGATTGGACTACAACGTAATGGAAAGGGGCGCCACCCTATCAGTAGGGCAAAGGCAGTTGCTGTCGTTTATCAGGGCCATGGTCTATGACCCCAGGATTTTGGTGCTGGACGAGGCCACCAGCTCGGTGGACGATGAAACAGAAGGGATGATAAAAGAGGCCATTGAAAAGATGATGAGCAACAGGACCGCAATTGTGATCGCCCACAGGCTCTCCACCATTCAAAAGGCCAACAAGATTATCGTTTTGGACAAGGGCGAGATCAAGGAGGCCGGGCGCCATGAAGCCCTCCTGGCCCTTGATGGTTACTATGCCTACCTGCACAGGATGCAATACAAAGAGGTGGTTTAG
- the nusB gene encoding transcription antitermination factor NusB, translating to MLNRRTLRVKIMQSLFAYEQCKEANYVLAQDLVSERFSPDLNSMEVQDKPLLKEKRKEALSLYKSHFGSKEAKESEDPQVNSVVAEGLGLFHNNNKKDYVFLKKNLVAEVGKINHWYYSVLGLLLVFEEVAKSDKKANHANFLNNNFIAALRADRPLQSVLLKANANWENNRATAREWFHKVVKKDKAYQEYIKETHPDDNRQKDIIKHIVRKLILGATVINDFFAEKDIRWAEDHDIVKSLVDKTLKSLTGEGAVQLQKLSLDWEDDLEFMNTLFEKTTQIGPANKDLIAANTKNWEVERLPLTDRVILEMAITELIHFPAIPIKVTINEYIELTKNYSTPKSAKFVNGILDVMAKELVATGVARKSGRGLIDNK from the coding sequence ATGCTAAACAGACGTACGCTCCGTGTAAAGATCATGCAATCCTTATTTGCATACGAACAGTGCAAGGAAGCAAACTATGTGTTGGCACAGGACCTGGTCAGCGAACGCTTTAGCCCCGACCTCAATTCCATGGAGGTGCAGGACAAGCCCCTCCTTAAAGAGAAAAGAAAAGAAGCCCTTTCTTTGTACAAATCGCATTTTGGTTCCAAGGAGGCCAAAGAAAGCGAAGACCCGCAGGTAAACAGCGTGGTGGCGGAAGGCCTGGGGCTTTTCCATAACAACAACAAAAAAGATTATGTGTTCCTGAAAAAAAACCTGGTCGCGGAGGTGGGGAAAATCAACCACTGGTACTACTCGGTGCTGGGCTTGCTCCTGGTGTTTGAAGAGGTGGCCAAGTCGGATAAAAAGGCCAACCATGCAAATTTTTTAAACAATAATTTTATTGCCGCCCTGAGGGCCGACCGGCCTTTGCAAAGCGTATTGCTGAAGGCCAACGCCAATTGGGAAAACAACAGGGCCACTGCCCGTGAGTGGTTCCACAAGGTGGTGAAGAAAGACAAAGCTTACCAGGAATACATCAAGGAAACCCACCCGGACGACAACAGGCAAAAGGACATCATCAAGCATATCGTGCGCAAGCTCATACTGGGGGCAACAGTGATCAATGACTTCTTTGCGGAAAAGGACATTAGGTGGGCCGAAGACCATGATATCGTGAAAAGCCTGGTTGACAAAACGCTCAAGTCGCTGACCGGGGAGGGGGCCGTCCAGTTGCAGAAATTGTCACTGGACTGGGAGGACGACCTGGAATTTATGAACACCCTATTCGAAAAGACCACCCAGATAGGACCGGCCAACAAGGATTTGATTGCCGCCAATACAAAAAACTGGGAAGTGGAAAGGTTGCCCCTAACGGACAGGGTAATCCTGGAAATGGCGATCACGGAACTTATACATTTTCCTGCCATCCCCATAAAAGTGACCATCAACGAATACATAGAGCTGACCAAAAACTACAGTACCCCCAAAAGCGCCAAGTTTGTGAACGGCATCCTTGACGTGATGGCCAAGGAATTGGTGGCCACGGGCGTGGCCCGGAAAAGCGGCAGGGGGCTTATCGACAACAAATAG